The following are encoded in a window of Numida meleagris isolate 19003 breed g44 Domestic line chromosome 13, NumMel1.0, whole genome shotgun sequence genomic DNA:
- the C13H16orf59 gene encoding uncharacterized protein C16orf59 homolog, which translates to MERPRVNSPLKTKLQMQPSAARGGRGAAGGSGGCGNAGPLRVCVPRRERRGDERAEAEAEAGPGGAHESTPSARELEELELLNAALEKALRVRKSVCRTAAAAQRAAGAKPASKEPASKEPASKEPASKEPASKEPASKEPASKEPASKEPASKEPASKEPAGGDVGELQVPATARAGPETACLPCEVRAGSEEPTAPRKPPRYRLRAPYRTDPDVRRTQRKASAGRVSRAPGAAGKSSSKAVASKQGRSCGPAGRAGSQEVRVAAEPQRTAGFPRSAPSERHGFPAGEGSSGAVCGQQLGAGKTRCGSLGLPGRAQEPTAGAGSTAPRAVTLREQGCQLELPLPYRKAHTRNSRAWEKCRLCHTSADAAAARTRVTERIQSTFEFRSPTPTLSPAEIEEELKALQDVPSRLSLCVEAECADHPTLQREYESLLTLEGLQSTVSQCLHKLQLLRAAVESQRRLHPDCTGDRGSCCAGCAPAGVRVCSSAGTLAAPLLWYSRLQELRDLFALKLQVSMLRQEIALQKLTMTELLPVLDSRPCPGASAAQLYRALYALLCEGGGRFPVLVRDELTD; encoded by the exons ATGGAGCGGCCGCGTGTGAATTCCCCACTGAAGACAAAGCTCCAGATGCAGCCCTCGGCGG CGCGGGGCGGCCGCGGTGCCgccggggggagcggggggTGCGGCAACGCCGGGCCGCTCCGTGTGTGTGTGCCCCGCAGGGAGCGGCGCGGCGACGAGCGGGCGGAGGCGGAGGCGGAGGCGGGGCCCGGCGGTGCACACG AGAGCACGCCTTCGGCccgggagctggaggagctggagctgctgaacGCGGCCCTGGAGAAAGCGCTGAGGGTCAGGAAAAGCGTCTGCAGAACGGCCGCGGCGGCACAGCGAGCTGCAGGGGCGAAGCCTGCTAGCAAGGAGCCTGCGAGCAAGGAGCCTGCGAGCAAGGAGCCTGCGAGCAAGGAGCCTGCGAGCAAGGAGCCTGCTAGCAAGGAGCCTGCTAGCAAGGAGCCTGCTAGCAAGGAGCCTGCTAGCAAGGAGCCTGCTAGCAAGGAGCCTGCAGGTGGAGACgtgggagagctgcaggtgcctGCGACCGCCAGAGCCGGCCCTGAGACCGCCTGCCTCCCCTGCGAGGTGAGAGCTGGAAGCGAGGAGCCCACCGCTCCCAGGAAGCCCCCTCGGTACCGGCTCCGAGCCCCGTACAGGACTGACCCAGATGTGAGGAGAACGCAAAGGAAAGCGTCGGCAGGACGTGTCAGCAGGGCTCCTGGCGCGGCTGGGAAGAGCTCTTCCAAAGCTGTGGCTTCCAAACAAGGGAGGAGCTGCGGGCCGGCGGGCCGTGCCGGCAGCCAGGAGGTCCGTGTGGCCGCAGAGCCCCAAAGAACAGCTGGCTTCCCCAGGTCTGCTCCCAGCGAGCGGCACGGCTTCCCCGCGGGGGAAGGGAGCTCGGGGGCTGTGTGCGGGCAGCAGCTCGGTGCGGGGAAGACGCGTTGTGGTTCCCTCGGGCTGCCCGGCCGAGCCCAGGAGCCCACAGCTGGCGCAGGGAGCACGGCACCGCGGGCAGTCACGCTGCGGGAGCAGGG ATGCCAGCTGGAGCTGCCCCTTCCCTACAGGAAAGCCCACACCAGGAACTCCAG GGCATGGGAGAAGTGTCGGCTCTGCCACACGAGCGCCGACGCGGCGGCTGCAAGGACGCGTGTTACAGAGAGGATCCAGAGCACT tttgagTTTCGTTCGCCGACGCCGACGCTCAGTCCCGCAGAGATAGAGGAGGAATTAAAAGCCCTCCAGGATGTCCCCTCCCGTCTGAGCCTGTGTGTGGAGGCTGAGTGCGcag ACCATCCCACTCTTCAAAGAGAGTACGAGAGCCTTCTGACCTTGGAAGGTCTGCAAAGCACAGTCTCCCAGTGCTTGCATAAGTTGCAGCTTCTACGAGCAG CTGTGGAGTCACAGAGAAGACTGCACCCAGACTGCACCGGGGACCGAGGAAGCTGCTGTGCAGGCTGTGCTCCTGCCGGGGTGCGGGTGTGCAGCAGTGCGGGCACGCTGGCTGCACCTCTCCTCTGGTACTCCAGGCTCCAGGAGCTGAGGGACCTGTTTGCCTTGAAGCTGCAAGTGTCGATGCTGCGCCAAGAGATTGCCTTACAAAAG CTCACGATGACAGaactgctgcctgtgctggacTCCAGGCCCTGCCCGGGGGCCTCTGCGGCTCAGCTCTACCGGGCGCTGTACGCGCTGCTCTGCGAGGGAGGCGGGCGCTTCCCCGTGCTGGTGCGGGACGAGCTGACGGACTGA